The following coding sequences are from one Humulus lupulus chromosome X, drHumLupu1.1, whole genome shotgun sequence window:
- the LOC133804109 gene encoding uncharacterized protein LOC133804109 produces the protein MDAFALARAYDARGDDSKVVARTWIKWSPKYSQSTPTTSNTVSATPTTLTNVPTPSSLNPQNHIHPSPSSPLLPTPSLPIRRLTPTELRERRANNQCYNCDQQWSSSHRCRSKYLLLMGTDDGDEDSEDTVADSSDDTIIAGDISSLTRDMFSQWIYLSYLSRDLMWS, from the exons ATGGATGCCTTTGCTCTGGCTCGAGCTTATGATGCACGTGGCGATGACTCTAAAGTTGTTGCCCGTACTTGGATCAAGTGGTCTCCCAAATACTCTCAGTCGACCCCAACTACATCAAACACGGTTTCTGCTACACCCACAACACTGACTAATGTTCCTACCCCATCTTCACTGAATCCGCAAAATCACATACACCCCTCACCCTCATCACCCTTGCTCCCTACTCCCTCTTTACCCATACGCAGACTGACTCCAACTGAATTACGGGAGAGGCGAGCTAATAACCAATGCTATAATTGTGATCAACAATGGAGTTCGTCTCATCGATGTCGTAGTAAGTATTTGTTGCTGATGGGTACTGATGATGGCGATGAAGATTCTGAGGACACTGTCGCAGATTCGTCGGACGACACGATCATTGCTGGTGATATATCAAGTCTCACAAG GGACATGTTTTCTCAGTGGATTTATTTGTCTTACCTATCGAGGGACCTGATGTGGTCTTAG